Proteins from a genomic interval of Betta splendens chromosome 10, fBetSpl5.4, whole genome shotgun sequence:
- the LOC114864493 gene encoding serine protease 23 has product MTSRDASVLTHLLLQLLLQLLLPSTLSLLHPPPIHIPTLVPHSPTPLGRSRFSAHARLDFATRCNSSCFHRGVEEPAPQLTEKLAFETLYADGSRTLTAVQVEAGDEVAGEAGDAPHPSSPGPRAKPKRRRVRRQIYGADGRFNIQGHDFLLDYPFSTAVRISTGCTGVLVSQLHVLTAAHCVHDGKDYVKGARKLRVGFLVLPSINGTNAGLTPPTKPLVRWVRVRRTRVPKGWIQGPQEVSMDFDYALLELRWPHRGPFMRLSVTPSSDDLAGKRIHFSGFDSDRPGELVYRFCPVEEESSDLIYQHCDARPGASGSGVYGRVWDSGLERWERKVIGIFSGHQWLEIDGENRDYNVAVRITPLKFAQICYWVHGNGPECVQD; this is encoded by the coding sequence ATGACGTCACGTGACGCCTCCGTCCTGActcacctgctcctgcagctcctcctgcagctcctcctgcccTCCACCTTGTCCCTTCTGCACCCGCCGCCCATCCACATCCCCACCCTGGTCCCCCACTCGCCGACGCCCCTCGGCCGCTCCCGCTTCAGCGCTCACGCCCGCCTGGATTTCGCCACCCGCTGCAACTCCAGCTGCTTCCACCGCGGCGTGGAGGAGCCGGCGCCGCAGCTCACGGAGAAGCTGGCCTTCGAGACGCTGTACGCCGACGGCTCGCGCACGCTCACCGCGGTGCAGGTGGAGGCCGGGGACGAGGTCGCGGGGGAGGCGGGCGACGCTCCTCACCCCTCCAGCCCCGGGCCCCGAGCGAAGCCCAAACGCCGGCGCGTGAGGCGCCAGATCTACGGCGCCGACGGGCGCTTCAACATCCAGGGCCACGACTTCCTGCTGGATTACCCGTTCTCCACGGCGGTGCGGATCTCCACCGGCTGCACCGGCGTCCTGGTGTCGCAGCTGCACGTGCTCACGGCCGCTCACTGTGTGCACGACGGCAAGGATTATGTGAAGGGCGCCAGGAAGCTCCGGGTGGGATTCCTCGTGCTCCCATCCATCAACGGCACCAACGCCGGCCTCACTCCACCCACGAAGCCTCTGGTCCGCTGGGTGAGGGTGAGACGCACGCGCGTGCCCAAGGGCTGGATTCAGGGGCCCCAGGAGGTCAGCATGGACTTCGACTAtgcgctgctggagctgcgcTGGCCCCACAGGGGTCCCTTCATGCGCCTCtccgtgaccccctcctccgaTGACCTCGCGGGGAAGCGCATCCACTTCTCTGGGTTTGACAGCGACCGACCCGGGGAGCTGGTCTACAGGTTTTGTCCCGTGGAGGAAGAGTCCAGCGACCTGATATACCAGCACTGCGACGCCCGACCTGGAGCCAGCGGCTCCGGCGTGTACGGGAGGGTGTGGGACAGCGGCTTGGAGCGCTGGGAGAGGAAGGTCATCGGCATTTTCTCCGGACACCAGTGGCTGGAAATAGACGGCGAGAACCGGGATTACAACGTGGCGGTGCGCATCACCCCGCTAAAGTTCGCCCAGATCTGTTACTGGGTTCATGGGAACGGACCAGAATGTGTCCAGGACTGA
- the cfl1 gene encoding cofilin-1 encodes MASGVKVTDEVIAVFNDMKVRKAQANEDEKRKRKKAILFCMSKDLKNIVLDDGKEILLGDLGTTVQDPYQHFVKMLPPDDCRYALYDATYETKETKKEDLVFIFWAPDSAPLKSKMIYASSKDAIKRKFEGIKHEWQVNGLEDLKDRHTLAEKLGGSSVISLEGSPI; translated from the exons ATG GCCTCTGGTGTGAAAGTCACAGATGAAGTTATCGCAGTCTTCAATGACATGAAGGTGCGTAAGGCTCAGGCCAACGAGgatgagaagaggaagaggaagaaggccaTTCTGTTCTGCATGAGCAAGGACCTCAAGAATATTGTCCTGGACGATGGCAAGGAGATCCTGCTGGGCGACCTGGGAACCACCGTCCAGGACCCGTACCAGCATTTTGTGAAGATGCTGCCCCCAGATGACTGCCGCTATGCCCTGTATGACGCCACCTATGAGaccaaagaaacaaaaaaggaggACCTGGTCTTCATCTTCTG GGCTCCAGACAGTGCCCCCCTGAAGAGCAAGATGATCTATGCCAGCTCAAAAGATGCTATCAAGAGGAAATTTGAAG GTATTAAGCACGAGTGGCAGGTGAACGGTTTGGAAGACCTCAAAGACCGACACACCCTGGCAGAAAAGCTCGGTGgctcatcagtaatcagcctGGAAGGATCCCCTATATAA